The following coding sequences are from one Niveibacterium umoris window:
- a CDS encoding DUF4178 domain-containing protein, with protein MCPSCGATVRYQSAASALAVCSYCRATLARDGDTLKNLGRMAELVPDDSPVQIGTQGRWQGTAFGVVGRLQLRYDAGFWNEWHILFDDGRFGWMSESGGMWTVTLPHPSRPEFPPFAAIRPGARVQIAGKVFEVSNKEEAVCLSGEGELPFVVGAGYIAPVIDLRGPDAAFASIDYSSDPATVYVGESVARESLKLSNTRDRESEALIAAPTRKAEAISCPVCGAPWSLHDQSVLAMACTSCGALSDIDGKVAKVREAARAGSVVVPPLPLGSKGKFEGVEWEAIGFMRKGVPNVVGTWDEYLLYDGKGGFAWLVSERGHWNFVRQSDKLPTSRATGSRPEYSLGSTRYTHFADYAAEVIAVLGEFTWRVRIGDTVKVRDFVSPPRVLSCEITDDEVTWSEGYYLSPDEVGAAFGLKRPLIRAAGVNACQPNPHKGARWKVLGLFVVFSVLALMVHGWFSSGTSSVFHRTTLEMQPGTESALTSEPFRIATAQKRVEVDHFTPVSNTWAGFEVELVNRDSGEAFTSASEVSYYSGYDEDGSWSEGQQTSSSVFYGVPAGEYHLVVHGELPPEAPQGLSDQVTLKVSPPPFSNLVLCWILLLLFPVFAFLRSHSFEAARWRESDHPLVSSSEDDD; from the coding sequence ATGTGCCCTTCGTGTGGCGCCACGGTGCGCTACCAGTCGGCGGCGTCCGCGCTGGCGGTGTGCAGCTATTGCCGCGCGACCCTTGCCCGCGACGGCGATACGCTGAAGAACCTCGGCCGCATGGCCGAGCTGGTGCCGGACGACAGCCCGGTACAGATCGGCACACAGGGCCGCTGGCAAGGCACCGCGTTCGGCGTGGTCGGGCGCCTGCAGTTGCGTTACGACGCCGGCTTCTGGAACGAGTGGCACATCCTCTTCGACGATGGGCGCTTTGGCTGGATGTCCGAGTCGGGCGGCATGTGGACCGTCACGCTGCCGCACCCGTCGCGCCCGGAGTTCCCGCCCTTCGCGGCGATCCGACCCGGTGCGCGGGTGCAGATCGCCGGCAAGGTCTTCGAAGTCAGCAACAAGGAAGAGGCTGTCTGCCTTTCTGGCGAGGGCGAACTGCCGTTTGTCGTCGGCGCCGGCTATATCGCGCCGGTGATCGACCTGCGCGGGCCGGACGCAGCGTTCGCATCGATCGACTACTCGTCGGACCCGGCGACGGTGTACGTCGGCGAATCGGTCGCGCGCGAGTCGCTCAAGCTCTCCAATACCCGCGATCGCGAGAGCGAGGCGCTGATCGCCGCGCCCACGCGCAAGGCCGAGGCGATCAGTTGCCCGGTGTGCGGCGCGCCCTGGTCACTGCATGACCAGAGCGTGCTCGCGATGGCCTGCACCAGTTGCGGCGCGCTGTCGGACATCGATGGCAAGGTCGCGAAGGTGCGCGAGGCGGCGCGTGCCGGCTCTGTGGTGGTGCCACCCCTGCCGCTGGGCAGCAAGGGGAAGTTCGAAGGCGTCGAGTGGGAAGCCATCGGCTTCATGCGCAAGGGCGTGCCGAATGTGGTCGGCACCTGGGACGAGTACCTGCTCTACGATGGCAAGGGCGGCTTTGCGTGGTTGGTCAGCGAACGCGGGCACTGGAACTTCGTGCGGCAGAGCGACAAGCTGCCGACGTCGCGCGCCACCGGCTCACGCCCCGAGTATTCGCTCGGCAGCACGCGCTATACGCACTTCGCCGACTATGCGGCAGAAGTCATCGCGGTGCTGGGCGAATTCACCTGGCGGGTGCGCATCGGCGACACGGTGAAGGTGCGCGATTTCGTGTCGCCGCCGCGGGTGCTGTCGTGCGAGATCACCGACGACGAAGTCACCTGGTCGGAGGGTTACTACCTGTCGCCGGACGAGGTCGGTGCCGCATTCGGTTTGAAGCGTCCCTTGATTCGCGCGGCTGGCGTCAACGCCTGTCAGCCGAATCCGCACAAGGGGGCGCGCTGGAAGGTGCTGGGGCTGTTCGTGGTGTTCTCGGTGCTGGCCCTGATGGTGCATGGCTGGTTTTCGAGCGGCACGTCATCCGTATTTCACCGCACGACGCTCGAGATGCAACCGGGCACTGAATCGGCGCTCACCTCCGAACCCTTCCGCATTGCGACGGCCCAGAAGCGGGTCGAGGTCGATCACTTCACGCCGGTATCCAACACCTGGGCCGGGTTCGAGGTGGAACTTGTCAACCGCGACAGCGGCGAGGCATTTACCTCGGCCAGCGAAGTTTCGTATTACAGCGGCTACGATGAGGATGGTTCGTGGTCGGAGGGGCAGCAGACGAGCAGTTCGGTGTTCTACGGCGTACCGGCCGGCGAGTATCACCTGGTCGTGCATGGCGAGCTACCGCCTGAAGCGCCACAGGGCTTGTCGGACCAGGTGACCTTGAAGGTGTCGCCGCCGCCATTCTCGAACCTGGTCCTCTGCTGGATACTGCTGCTGCTCTTTCCAGTGTTTGCCTTCCTGCGCAGCCACAGTTTCGAGGCGGCGCGCTGGCGCGAAAGCGATCACCCCTTGGTGTCCAGTTCGGAGGACGATGACTGA